A segment of the Bdellovibrio bacteriovorus genome:
GAAGAATACAAACAGGGCTTTCACAAAACCCAGTCGCATCGACACCCCGGCTACCTGTGCATTTTGCAGGCCTGCATTGGGTTTCATGCCCTGTATAAATCTTTCGATACTCAGGTATAAACCATGCAATGCGCCCCATACGACAAAAGTCCAGTTGGCGCCATGCCATAAACCGCCGAGCAGCATGGTGATCATGAGGTTGATATATGTGCGTACGGGTCCTTTGCGGTTACCGCCGATGGGTATATAGAGATAATCGCGCAGCCAGGCCGAGAGGGTAATATGCCACCTGCGCCAGAAATCAGAAAATCCTGTTGCACCATAGGGATAACGGAAATTCTCGGGCAGGGTAAAACCCATACAGGCAGCCACACCAATAGCAGGGTCCGGCCCGGCAGCCGAAGCGCTGGCCGTGCGGCTGAATGCGCTGACCAACGAGCTGGAACGCGGCTGGGTTTGCGAGGCGAGCGGCGACGGCACCATGACTCGGGCTTGAGGGAAAAGCGGATGGGCGAGTCGCCTTGCAGCGACATCTTCAAGACCTTGGAAACCATGCCAGGCGCCGCCCAGGGACCTGCAAAACTGGGGCAAAGGCCCCCGGCGTTGCCAAAGCTGGTTTCATCGCCGCTCCGAACTGCGTCGCCGGTTTTGCAAATAAGATCGACGCCGGCCCCCTTGAACATAGGAGCCCCTGCAACGCGGGCGATTCGGGCAATACGCAGGCAATCGATGCCCTGCACCACGCCGGCATTCGTCGCAAACACTTCCCGCCCGGAAGGGCTAGGTTCAAGGGCTATGTTGCTGGGACCCTGTGCCTGAATGATCTGCTCCATGGCTTGCATTGCAGCGCCGCTGACAAGCAGTTCGCGCGCCCTGTGTATGCCCTGGCCACCTTTTACCGATATATCGCTTTCGATCAGTGCGCCGGCGAGAAGCAGGGCGCGATCGCGTAGATCGGCCGGCGCAGCTGGGTCATTGCGCAGCACGGCCATGACATCACGCGCCTCTAGCACAGGTCCGATGCCGCGCCCAATGGGTTGCCGTCCGTCGGTCATCCGTATATCGAGGCTTAGGCCCAGCTGGCCTCCGACATGTTCAAATAATTTGCGTAAACGGGCAGCTTCGACAGCGTTGCGTACTTTTGCCGTCGGCCCGATTGGAA
Coding sequences within it:
- a CDS encoding MBOAT family O-acyltransferase, with protein sequence MPQFCRSLGGAWHGFQGLEDVAARRLAHPLFPQARVMVPSPLASQTQPRSSSLVSAFSRTASASAAGPDPAIGVAACMGFTLPENFRYPYGATGFSDFWRRWHITLSAWLRDYLYIPIGGNRKGPVRTYINLMITMLLGGLWHGANWTFVVWGALHGLYLSIERFIQGMKPNAGLQNAQVAGVSMRLGFVKALFVFFLVNVTWVFFRAPDFTSAWQLLTAMFTQNSKGEIVLSTLQVISVSVIIVGMVLCHWRMRNTSVLATAGKLPSWLLGLVWAILLILLILSQESSGSFIYFQF